In Sulfitobacter sp. OXR-159, one DNA window encodes the following:
- a CDS encoding ligase-associated DNA damage response exonuclease translates to MTREPVLTFTENGIYCPAGDFYIDPWRPVDRALITHGHADHARDGMGRYLATHAALPVMRHRLGEIAIEGIAYGERRQIGGATVSFHPAGHVPGSAQIRVEVGGEVWVASGDYKVIDDGMSEPFEPVQCHHFITESTFGLPVFRWAPQAEVAAQINDWWAGCKAAGKTAFLGAYSLGKAQRLLSMLDPAIGPILTHTAVENTNAVLRAQGITLPETTLVTPELVPKEHPGALVLAPPSALGSQWARRFGPQESAFASGWMALRGVRRRRAGDRGFVISDHADWHGLLWAIRETGAENIYVTHGYTDIFTRYLNDQGWNAQVVPTQFDSEGGDNE, encoded by the coding sequence ATGACACGTGAACCCGTCCTTACCTTCACCGAAAACGGCATCTATTGCCCTGCAGGTGACTTTTACATCGACCCTTGGCGCCCCGTTGACCGGGCGTTGATCACCCATGGTCATGCCGACCATGCCCGCGACGGCATGGGCCGTTACCTTGCCACCCACGCGGCCCTGCCAGTGATGCGCCACCGCTTGGGCGAGATCGCCATCGAGGGCATCGCCTATGGCGAGAGGCGGCAGATCGGCGGGGCCACGGTCTCCTTCCACCCGGCGGGCCATGTGCCCGGCAGCGCGCAGATCAGGGTTGAGGTCGGCGGAGAGGTCTGGGTCGCGTCGGGCGATTACAAGGTGATCGACGACGGCATGTCAGAACCCTTTGAGCCGGTCCAGTGCCACCATTTCATTACTGAGAGTACCTTTGGCTTGCCGGTCTTTCGCTGGGCACCGCAGGCCGAGGTGGCAGCGCAGATCAACGACTGGTGGGCGGGTTGCAAGGCGGCGGGCAAGACCGCTTTCCTCGGGGCCTATTCGCTGGGCAAGGCGCAGCGGCTCCTGTCGATGCTGGATCCCGCAATCGGACCGATCCTGACCCATACTGCGGTGGAAAATACCAATGCGGTGCTGCGCGCACAGGGCATCACCCTGCCCGAGACCACGCTTGTGACGCCCGAGTTGGTGCCAAAGGAGCATCCCGGCGCGTTGGTGCTGGCGCCGCCCTCGGCCTTGGGCAGCCAATGGGCGCGGCGCTTTGGACCGCAGGAGAGCGCCTTTGCCTCGGGCTGGATGGCGCTGCGCGGGGTGCGCAGACGGCGCGCAGGGGATCGGGGGTTTGTCATCTCGGACCATGCGGATTGGCATGGGCTGCTTTGGGCGATCCGTGAGACTGGGGCGGAAAACATATATGTAACGCATGGTTACACCGATATCTTCACGCGTTACCTGAACGATCAAGGCTGGAACGCGCAGGTTGTTCCGACCCAGTTCGACAGCGAGGGAGGCGACAACGAATGA
- a CDS encoding ATP-dependent DNA ligase, which produces MKNFAALFNAVDQTTKTTVKVAALAEYFTTAAEEDRLWTVALFSGRRPKRAVTTTKLREWASEASGVPLWLFEDSYAIVGDLAETISLVLPPVESEDTGTLTAWINALRGLKDEDDAARKAFVLSAWQQLGSTERFLFNKLITGGFRIGISQKLMTRALSRASGRPEPEMAHRLMGNWHPDDVTWHSLIEAEDASADASRPYPFYLAYALEDGPEALGTPEDWRAEWKWDGIRGQLILRDSDYFVWSRGEELMTDRFPELARAADHLPPGTVLDGELLVWQPGAEFPSSFNALQARIGRKTVPKKLLKEAPVVLHAYDLLEWQGEDIRDRPFAERRALLEQAAADLPVDAPVRLSPQHQFTEWAELAVLRETAREAQAEGLMLKRADSPYLSGRKKGDWWKWKLDPLTIDAVMIYAQSGSGRRANLFTDFTFAVWNGNDLVPFTKAYSGLTDAEFRQITAWVRKNTQQRFGPVRQVTPHHVFEIAFEGIQPSPRHKSGVALRFPRMLRWRKDKPLQEANTLDDLKEMLRIYG; this is translated from the coding sequence ATGAAGAATTTCGCCGCTCTTTTCAACGCCGTCGACCAGACCACCAAAACCACGGTCAAAGTCGCCGCCTTGGCCGAATATTTCACCACCGCGGCCGAAGAGGACCGTCTTTGGACCGTGGCGCTTTTCTCGGGCCGCCGCCCGAAACGCGCCGTCACCACGACCAAGCTCCGCGAATGGGCCTCAGAGGCGTCCGGTGTGCCGCTGTGGCTATTCGAAGACAGCTACGCCATCGTCGGCGATCTGGCCGAGACCATCTCGCTGGTCCTCCCCCCGGTAGAGAGCGAGGACACCGGCACGCTGACCGCATGGATCAACGCCCTGCGCGGGCTGAAAGACGAAGACGACGCGGCGCGCAAGGCATTCGTCCTTTCGGCCTGGCAACAACTCGGCAGCACCGAGCGGTTCCTGTTCAACAAGCTCATCACCGGCGGTTTTCGCATCGGCATCAGTCAAAAGCTGATGACCCGCGCCCTGTCGCGCGCCAGTGGCCGTCCCGAGCCGGAAATGGCGCACCGCTTGATGGGCAACTGGCACCCCGATGACGTGACGTGGCACAGCCTGATCGAGGCCGAAGACGCCAGCGCCGACGCCTCGCGCCCCTACCCTTTCTACCTCGCTTATGCGCTGGAGGATGGGCCGGAAGCGCTCGGCACCCCCGAAGACTGGCGCGCGGAATGGAAATGGGACGGCATCCGCGGGCAGCTTATCCTGCGCGATAGCGACTACTTCGTCTGGTCACGCGGCGAAGAACTGATGACCGACCGGTTCCCCGAACTCGCCCGCGCTGCCGACCACCTGCCGCCGGGCACGGTGCTTGATGGCGAATTGCTCGTCTGGCAGCCGGGGGCGGAATTTCCCTCATCCTTCAACGCGCTGCAAGCCCGCATCGGACGCAAGACCGTGCCGAAAAAGCTGCTGAAAGAAGCCCCGGTGGTGCTGCACGCTTACGACCTGCTGGAATGGCAGGGCGAGGACATCCGCGACCGCCCCTTTGCCGAGCGGCGCGCGCTGCTGGAACAGGCCGCCGCCGATCTGCCCGTAGACGCGCCCGTGCGCCTCTCGCCGCAACACCAGTTCACCGAGTGGGCTGAATTGGCCGTCCTGCGCGAGACCGCCCGTGAGGCGCAGGCTGAAGGCTTGATGCTGAAACGGGCCGACAGCCCGTATCTCTCGGGCCGCAAAAAAGGCGACTGGTGGAAATGGAAGCTCGACCCGCTGACCATCGACGCGGTGATGATCTATGCACAATCGGGCTCGGGCCGCCGCGCGAACCTTTTTACCGACTTCACCTTCGCGGTCTGGAACGGCAATGATCTGGTCCCCTTCACCAAGGCCTATTCCGGCCTCACAGACGCCGAATTCCGCCAGATCACCGCGTGGGTGCGCAAGAACACGCAGCAACGCTTTGGCCCCGTGCGGCAGGTCACGCCGCACCATGTATTCGAGATCGCCTTTGAAGGCATCCAACCCAGCCCCCGCCATAAATCCGGCGTCGCCCTGCGATTTCCGCGCATGCTGCGCTGGCGCAAGGACAAGCCATTGCAAGAGGCCAACACCCTCGACGATCTGAAAGAAATGCTCCGCATCTACGGATAG
- a CDS encoding M3 family oligoendopeptidase codes for MFQLPFPLHDANASAGGKNLGDLPEWDLSDLYTAEDAPELKRDLDWLEEACARFATDYQGNLAALDAKGLLDCVLRNEKINQVAGRIMSYAGLRYYQQTTDSGRAKFMSDCQEKITDYTTPLVFFTLELNKLPDDHLAKLLDENPDLARYKPVFDRIRAMKPYQLSDEMEKFLHDLGVVGDAWERMFDETIAGLEFEVEGETLNIEGTLNLLTDPDRSKREAGARELADVLGRNIRTFARVHNTQVKEKEVIDRWRGMETPQTGRHLRNHVEPEVVEALRNAVVEAYPKLSHRYYELKRKWLGLDVMQVWDRNAPLPMEDPKVVDWAQAEATVMEAYTAFDPRMGELAKPFFTKGWIDAGVKPGKAPGAFAHPTVTDVHPYVMLNYLGKPRDVMTLAHELGHGVHQVLAADQGEMLSSTPLTLAETASVFGEMLTFRKMLDKAKTQSERKVLLAGKVEDMINTVVRQIAFYDFECKLHEARRGGELTPDDINALWMSVQAESLGPAFEYMDGYETFWAYIPHFVHSPFYVYAYAFGDGLVNALYAVYAEGEDGFEEKYFDMLKAGGSKHHKELLAPFGLDASDPAFWDKGLSMISDMIDELEAMED; via the coding sequence ATGTTTCAGCTTCCCTTCCCGCTTCACGATGCCAACGCCAGCGCCGGGGGCAAAAACCTCGGCGATCTGCCGGAATGGGATCTGAGCGACCTTTACACCGCCGAAGACGCGCCCGAACTGAAGCGCGACCTCGACTGGCTAGAGGAAGCCTGCGCGCGTTTTGCTACTGACTACCAAGGTAATCTGGCCGCGCTCGACGCCAAAGGGCTGCTCGACTGTGTGCTGCGCAACGAAAAGATCAATCAGGTCGCGGGGCGCATCATGTCCTACGCGGGCCTGCGCTATTACCAGCAGACGACGGACTCAGGCCGGGCCAAATTCATGTCCGACTGCCAAGAGAAAATCACCGATTACACCACGCCGCTGGTCTTTTTCACGCTGGAACTGAACAAACTGCCCGACGATCACCTTGCCAAGCTCTTGGACGAAAACCCGGATCTGGCACGCTACAAACCCGTCTTCGACCGTATCCGCGCCATGAAGCCCTATCAACTGTCGGATGAGATGGAGAAATTTCTGCACGACCTCGGCGTCGTCGGCGATGCTTGGGAACGGATGTTCGATGAGACCATCGCCGGCCTGGAGTTCGAAGTCGAGGGCGAAACGCTCAACATCGAAGGCACGCTGAACCTCTTGACCGACCCCGACCGCAGCAAGCGCGAAGCGGGCGCGCGTGAATTGGCTGACGTGCTGGGCCGCAACATCCGCACCTTCGCCCGCGTCCATAACACGCAGGTGAAAGAGAAAGAGGTCATCGACCGCTGGCGCGGCATGGAGACACCGCAGACCGGGCGGCATCTCCGCAACCATGTCGAGCCCGAGGTCGTCGAAGCGCTGCGCAACGCTGTGGTCGAAGCCTATCCGAAGCTGAGCCACCGCTACTATGAGCTGAAGCGCAAGTGGCTCGGCCTTGATGTGATGCAGGTCTGGGACCGCAACGCGCCGCTGCCGATGGAAGACCCCAAGGTGGTCGACTGGGCGCAGGCCGAAGCGACCGTGATGGAAGCCTATACCGCCTTTGATCCGCGCATGGGCGAGTTGGCCAAGCCGTTCTTCACCAAGGGCTGGATCGACGCCGGCGTGAAACCGGGCAAAGCGCCGGGCGCCTTTGCGCATCCCACCGTAACGGACGTGCACCCCTATGTGATGCTGAACTACCTCGGCAAACCGCGCGACGTGATGACGCTGGCGCATGAGTTGGGCCATGGCGTGCACCAAGTGCTGGCCGCCGATCAGGGCGAGATGCTGTCCTCGACCCCGCTGACATTGGCCGAAACGGCCTCGGTCTTTGGTGAGATGCTGACCTTCCGCAAAATGCTCGACAAGGCCAAGACGCAGTCAGAGCGTAAGGTGCTGCTGGCTGGCAAGGTCGAGGACATGATCAACACGGTCGTGCGCCAGATCGCCTTTTATGATTTCGAGTGCAAATTGCACGAAGCGCGCCGCGGCGGGGAGCTTACGCCCGACGACATCAACGCGCTGTGGATGAGCGTTCAGGCCGAGAGCCTTGGGCCAGCATTCGAGTATATGGACGGCTATGAGACCTTCTGGGCCTATATCCCGCATTTCGTGCATTCGCCCTTCTACGTCTATGCCTATGCCTTTGGCGACGGGCTGGTAAACGCGCTCTACGCGGTCTACGCCGAGGGCGAGGACGGCTTTGAAGAGAAGTATTTCGACATGTTGAAAGCAGGCGGATCGAAGCACCACAAGGAGCTTCTGGCCCCCTTCGGGCTTGATGCCTCTGACCCCGCCTTCTGGGACAAAGGACTGTCGATGATCTCTGACATGATCGACGAATTGGAGGCGATGGAGGACTGA
- a CDS encoding DksA/TraR family C4-type zinc finger protein, translating to MAGGWARDGAVSEQIEASISDELARLKARRAPVGESLTHCAECEEPIPEARRIALPGVKLCIDCVRDRDGKAQMRGGINRRGSKDSQLK from the coding sequence ATGGCAGGCGGATGGGCGCGTGATGGCGCGGTAAGCGAACAGATCGAAGCATCCATATCGGACGAATTGGCACGGCTGAAAGCCCGCCGCGCGCCGGTGGGTGAGAGCCTGACCCATTGCGCGGAATGCGAAGAGCCTATCCCCGAAGCACGACGCATTGCTCTGCCGGGGGTGAAACTTTGCATTGATTGCGTGCGCGACCGGGACGGGAAGGCGCAGATGCGCGGCGGGATAAACCGGCGCGGGTCGAAAGACAGCCAGTTGAAGTGA
- a CDS encoding GntR family transcriptional regulator has product MLNQVKSSAAIADTLRADICLNRDIADGMLHEVALAQRFGVSRTPIRQALQRLAYERMIAVKSGVGSVVTPLEESMRADDICAAAAIIEAAAKCAPSSPAPPTQFMSLAGLLGMMDISQLDQAEAFFEIRAQLLNALSEMIENPILSDAFRAAYWRLIRWSLRDFETQPQAQIAHLREVLQTAARAMKSGTLAVCFEQIAEIEGRLARPSQT; this is encoded by the coding sequence ATGCTCAACCAAGTCAAATCCAGCGCAGCGATTGCTGACACGCTCCGGGCGGATATCTGCCTGAATCGCGACATCGCGGATGGAATGTTGCACGAGGTGGCCTTAGCGCAGCGATTTGGCGTCTCCCGCACGCCGATCCGACAAGCGCTGCAACGGTTGGCCTATGAACGGATGATCGCCGTTAAATCCGGTGTCGGCTCTGTCGTGACGCCCTTGGAGGAGTCGATGCGCGCTGACGATATCTGCGCAGCAGCCGCGATTATTGAGGCCGCAGCCAAATGTGCCCCCTCTAGCCCTGCGCCGCCAACGCAATTCATGTCGCTGGCCGGGCTTTTGGGGATGATGGACATCAGCCAGCTGGACCAAGCCGAGGCGTTTTTCGAGATACGCGCCCAGCTTTTGAATGCCTTATCCGAGATGATCGAGAATCCGATCCTCAGTGATGCTTTTCGCGCGGCCTATTGGCGTCTGATCAGGTGGTCCCTGCGGGATTTCGAGACCCAGCCACAGGCCCAGATTGCGCATCTGCGTGAGGTGCTGCAAACCGCGGCCCGCGCGATGAAGAGCGGCACCCTTGCCGTCTGCTTTGAACAGATTGCGGAAATCGAAGGTAGGCTTGCCCGCCCAAGCCAGACGTGA
- the rpoH gene encoding RNA polymerase sigma factor RpoH: MANYANLPAPTPEGGLNRYMQEIRKFPLLEPEEEYMLAKRWVEEQDTEAAHRMVTSHLRLAAKIAMGYRGYGLPQSEVISEANVGLMQAVKRFDPEKGFRLATYAMWWIRASIQEYILRSWSLVKLGTTSGQKKLFFNLRKAKNKIGALEEGDLRPENVTEIATQLGVTEAEVVSMNRRMSGGDASLNATVGSEGEGTMQWQDWLEDEDADQAGDYAERDELETRREMLAEALDVLNDREKDILTQRRLSDETVTLEDLSSQYDVSRERIRQIEVRAFEKLQKRMRDLAKEKGMMAAS; the protein is encoded by the coding sequence ATGGCAAATTATGCAAATCTGCCCGCACCGACACCGGAAGGCGGGCTGAACCGCTATATGCAAGAGATCCGCAAGTTCCCACTGTTGGAGCCTGAGGAAGAATACATGCTGGCCAAACGTTGGGTCGAGGAACAAGATACCGAAGCCGCGCACCGCATGGTCACGTCGCACCTGCGTCTTGCTGCGAAAATCGCGATGGGCTACCGGGGCTATGGGCTGCCGCAGTCCGAGGTGATCTCGGAGGCGAATGTCGGCCTTATGCAGGCGGTCAAACGTTTCGATCCGGAGAAGGGCTTCCGCCTTGCGACCTACGCGATGTGGTGGATCCGTGCTTCAATTCAGGAGTATATCCTGCGGTCGTGGTCGCTGGTGAAACTTGGCACGACTTCTGGTCAGAAAAAGCTGTTTTTCAACCTGCGTAAGGCAAAGAACAAGATCGGTGCCTTGGAAGAAGGCGATCTGCGCCCCGAAAACGTGACAGAGATTGCGACCCAACTGGGCGTGACTGAAGCTGAAGTCGTTTCGATGAACCGGCGGATGTCGGGTGGGGATGCCTCGCTCAACGCCACCGTCGGGTCCGAAGGCGAAGGCACGATGCAGTGGCAAGATTGGTTGGAGGACGAAGACGCCGACCAAGCGGGTGACTATGCCGAACGTGACGAGTTGGAAACTCGGCGTGAGATGTTGGCCGAAGCCTTGGATGTGCTGAACGACCGTGAAAAGGACATTCTGACCCAACGCCGCCTGTCGGATGAAACGGTCACTTTGGAAGACCTGTCGTCGCAATATGATGTCAGCCGCGAACGTATTCGCCAAATCGAAGTGCGTGCTTTTGAAAAGTTGCAGAAGCGGATGCGCGACTTGGCGAAAGAAAAAGGCATGATGGCGGCCAGCTAA
- a CDS encoding RluA family pseudouridine synthase → MSHRRIDFILGDSPPARLDKALARDVPEEANLSRTRLGRLIADGAVTLDGVKVQDPRAKVAEGQVVQITVEEAAESHILPEDIPLSVVFEDDDLIVIDKPAGMVVHPAPGSPSGTLVNALLAHCGDDLSGVGGMKRPGIVHRIDKDTTGLLVVAKSDAAHHGLAAQFEKHTVERYYQTLVYGVPDANDPRLRGVKGASFEAGNILRMTTQLARHKTDRQRQAVLFQGGRHAVTRARTVERFGTPPVLALLECWLETGRTHQIRVHMSHAGHGLVGDATYGGRRKLAKAALPEATAEAIRAFPRQALHAAVLGFEHPVTGENLRFEAPLPPDMAALLQLLREGPVDPSA, encoded by the coding sequence ATGTCTCACCGCCGCATTGATTTCATTCTGGGCGATAGCCCGCCCGCCCGTCTTGATAAGGCGCTGGCCCGCGATGTGCCAGAGGAAGCGAACCTGTCGCGCACGCGATTGGGCCGGTTGATCGCCGACGGGGCCGTGACGCTGGACGGTGTCAAAGTCCAAGACCCCCGCGCCAAAGTGGCCGAAGGGCAGGTAGTGCAGATCACGGTCGAAGAAGCGGCAGAGAGCCACATCCTGCCCGAAGACATACCCCTGTCGGTGGTGTTCGAAGATGACGACCTGATCGTGATTGACAAACCAGCGGGCATGGTGGTCCATCCCGCCCCGGGCTCGCCTTCCGGCACGCTGGTAAACGCATTGTTAGCACACTGTGGCGATGATCTCTCGGGCGTGGGCGGGATGAAGCGGCCCGGCATCGTGCACCGGATTGACAAGGACACCACGGGACTGCTGGTTGTCGCCAAATCCGACGCGGCGCATCACGGGCTGGCGGCGCAGTTCGAAAAACATACGGTTGAGCGGTATTATCAAACGCTTGTCTACGGTGTGCCGGATGCCAATGACCCGCGTCTGCGCGGTGTTAAGGGCGCATCCTTTGAGGCGGGAAACATCCTGCGTATGACCACCCAACTGGCGCGGCACAAGACCGACCGCCAGCGGCAGGCGGTGCTGTTCCAAGGCGGCCGCCACGCCGTAACCCGGGCCCGCACGGTTGAACGTTTTGGCACGCCACCCGTTCTGGCGCTGCTGGAATGCTGGCTGGAAACGGGGCGCACGCACCAGATCCGCGTGCATATGTCTCACGCAGGCCACGGTTTGGTGGGGGATGCGACCTATGGCGGGCGGCGCAAGCTGGCCAAAGCGGCCTTGCCTGAGGCCACCGCCGAGGCCATCCGCGCCTTCCCGCGTCAGGCACTCCACGCGGCTGTTTTGGGGTTTGAGCACCCAGTGACCGGCGAAAACCTGCGTTTTGAAGCCCCCCTCCCGCCGGATATGGCAGCGCTGCTCCAACTGCTGCGTGAGGGGCCTGTCGACCCGTCGGCGTGA
- a CDS encoding DUF6476 family protein, with protein MDTDNPDEPANLRFLRRMVTVLTVVMIGGVLVLIFVLVTRLSDQGPTMPRSITLPDGSSAQAFTQGRGWYAVVTDADEILIFDQLTGELRQTVAIE; from the coding sequence ATGGACACGGACAACCCTGATGAACCGGCGAACCTGCGGTTTCTGCGGCGGATGGTGACGGTCTTGACCGTCGTGATGATTGGCGGGGTTCTAGTGCTGATCTTCGTGCTTGTCACCCGCCTGAGCGATCAAGGCCCGACCATGCCGCGCAGCATCACCCTGCCCGATGGCAGCAGCGCCCAAGCATTTACGCAAGGGCGCGGCTGGTATGCGGTGGTGACGGATGCGGATGAGATCCTGATCTTTGACCAGTTGACCGGCGAATTGCGCCAGACGGTAGCGATCGAATAA
- a CDS encoding inositol monophosphatase family protein, which translates to MIGSANLNIMIKAARKAGRALVKDFREVENLQVSVKGAGDFVTKADIGAEKIIKDDLMGARPTYGWLAEEGGEEEGQDPTRRWIVDPLDGTTNFLHGLPHWAVSIALEHKGEIVAGVVFDPAKDEMFFAEKGTGAWMNESRLRVSGRHRMIESIFATGLPFGGRADLPETLKDLGRLLPVCAGVRRWGAASLDLAYVASGRYDGFWERRLKPWDVAAGMLIVKEAGGLVEAIRPERNILQHGEIICSNEPIYSTFAKTIRG; encoded by the coding sequence ATGATCGGCAGTGCGAATCTTAACATCATGATCAAAGCGGCACGCAAAGCGGGGCGTGCATTGGTCAAGGATTTCCGCGAGGTCGAGAACCTTCAGGTCTCGGTCAAAGGCGCGGGCGATTTCGTGACCAAAGCCGACATTGGCGCCGAGAAGATCATCAAAGACGACCTGATGGGCGCGCGCCCGACCTACGGCTGGCTGGCCGAAGAGGGCGGCGAGGAAGAGGGCCAAGACCCAACGCGCCGTTGGATCGTCGACCCGCTGGATGGCACGACCAACTTCTTGCACGGCCTGCCGCATTGGGCCGTCTCCATCGCGTTGGAGCATAAGGGTGAGATCGTCGCTGGTGTGGTTTTCGACCCTGCCAAGGATGAGATGTTCTTTGCCGAAAAAGGCACTGGCGCTTGGATGAACGAAAGCCGCCTGCGCGTGTCGGGCCGTCACCGCATGATTGAATCGATCTTTGCCACGGGCTTGCCTTTCGGTGGCCGTGCCGATCTTCCCGAAACGCTGAAGGATCTGGGCCGTCTTCTGCCCGTTTGCGCCGGTGTGCGCCGCTGGGGTGCGGCTTCGCTTGATCTGGCTTACGTCGCTTCGGGCCGCTACGATGGGTTTTGGGAACGTCGTTTGAAGCCGTGGGACGTGGCCGCAGGCATGTTGATCGTCAAAGAGGCCGGTGGCCTTGTCGAGGCGATCCGTCCTGAGCGCAATATCCTGCAGCACGGCGAGATTATCTGCTCGAACGAGCCGATCTATTCGACCTTCGCCAAAACGATCCGCGGCTGA
- a CDS encoding NADP-dependent oxidoreductase, with product MSDQMKKIVLASRPDGAPTPENFRLESANMPQPGDGEILVEVHYMSLDPYMRGRMDDAKSYAQPVPIGGLMEGGSVGKVIASNDPSFNVGDFAFGAFGWATHGVAPAKQCQKVDAEAVPITASLGVLGMPGLTGWYGLNEIGQPKEGETLVVAAATGPVGSMVGQLAKAKGLRTVGIAGGAEKCKIATRDFGFDVCLDHRAYDDAKSLRAALKEAAPDGIDIYYENVGGKVLDAVLPLMNPHGRIPLCGMIAWYNAGGLGADAEGAGLTAPRLWRTILVNFLTVRGFIISNHWNRMPEFHREVAPMVADGRVKVKEDITEGLENAPQAFIDMLNGGNTGKAIVKPTFPK from the coding sequence ATGTCTGACCAGATGAAAAAAATCGTCCTCGCCAGCCGCCCAGACGGTGCGCCAACGCCTGAAAACTTCCGCCTAGAAAGCGCGAATATGCCCCAGCCGGGCGACGGGGAAATATTGGTCGAAGTGCACTACATGTCGCTTGATCCCTATATGCGGGGCCGCATGGATGATGCGAAATCTTATGCGCAGCCGGTGCCTATTGGCGGGCTCATGGAGGGCGGCAGCGTCGGCAAGGTGATCGCCTCCAATGATCCGAGCTTTAACGTTGGCGATTTTGCCTTTGGCGCCTTTGGCTGGGCGACCCACGGCGTTGCCCCGGCCAAGCAGTGCCAAAAGGTCGACGCCGAAGCCGTGCCGATCACCGCCTCGCTTGGTGTGCTGGGGATGCCCGGATTGACCGGTTGGTACGGGCTGAACGAAATCGGCCAGCCGAAAGAGGGTGAGACGCTTGTCGTCGCGGCCGCCACGGGGCCTGTCGGGTCGATGGTGGGGCAGTTGGCCAAGGCCAAAGGGCTGCGCACCGTCGGCATCGCGGGCGGGGCCGAGAAATGTAAGATCGCCACGCGCGACTTCGGCTTTGACGTCTGCCTTGATCACCGCGCCTATGACGACGCCAAATCCCTGCGCGCCGCGCTGAAAGAGGCCGCGCCGGATGGCATTGATATCTATTACGAAAACGTCGGTGGCAAAGTGCTTGATGCAGTACTGCCGCTGATGAACCCGCATGGCCGTATCCCGCTCTGCGGCATGATCGCGTGGTATAACGCAGGCGGGCTTGGTGCCGACGCCGAGGGCGCTGGCCTCACCGCGCCGCGGCTGTGGCGGACAATTTTGGTGAATTTCCTCACCGTGCGCGGCTTCATCATCTCGAACCACTGGAACCGCATGCCCGAGTTTCACCGCGAGGTGGCCCCGATGGTCGCGGATGGACGTGTGAAGGTGAAAGAGGACATCACCGAGGGGCTGGAGAATGCGCCGCAGGCGTTCATCGACATGCTGAATGGCGGCAACACTGGCAAGGCAATCGTTAAGCCCACATTTCCCAAGTAA